In the Hordeum vulgare subsp. vulgare chromosome 7H, MorexV3_pseudomolecules_assembly, whole genome shotgun sequence genome, one interval contains:
- the LOC123412085 gene encoding uncharacterized protein LOC123412085: MPKEPRRSNNQRPLHIPTIGRRQPPIMQEHITKERPTHQNNPAGLNAPTWGGVGHLGNPQAQVHSTITAPTHQHEKTGMNYASRGGVGNPTNQQENSTKIVPNHENNIGVNYPSRGGVGNPCNTQDNSSKIVTNYGNITGLNVPSMGVVIFPHTLQGHGANVVSTPENNTTTDAPIVGSANRAIHMTSENPAAEIQAQIVNEIVSSG, translated from the exons ATGCCGAAAGAACCGAGGCGCAGCAACAATCAGCGCCCCCTGCATATAC CAACAATAGGTAGGCGACAGCCTCCAATCATGCAGGAACATATTACCAAGGAACGCCCAACTCATCAGAACAATCCAGCAG GGTTGAATGCCCCCACGTGGGGTGGAGTTGGCCatcttggtaatccccaagcccAAGTTCATTCTACCATTACAGCTCCAACCCATCAACATGAAAAAACTG GGATGAATTACGCATCAAGGGGTGGAGTGGGCAATCCTACCAACCAGCAGGAAAATTCTACCAAGATTGTCCCAAACCATGAAAACAATATAG GGGTGAATTACCCATCAAGAGGTGGAGTGGGAAATCCTTGCAACACGCAGGATAATTCTAGCAAGATAGTCACAAACTATGGAAACATTACAG GATTGAATGTTCCATCAATGGGTGTTGTTATCTTTCCTCACACCTTACAAGGTCATGGTGCCAATGTAGTCTCAACTCCCGAGAACAACACAACAACCG ATGCACCAATCGTTGGATCAGCAAACAGAGCTATCCACATGACCAGTGAAAATCCTGCTGCTGAGATACAAGCTCAAATC GTCAATGAGATAGTGTCCTCAGGGTAG